From a single Gimesia fumaroli genomic region:
- a CDS encoding porin, which yields MQINKISQWIVVVVALCTPCLSYGQDYQVAQTASPDYAPVEDQSVYQPVSMNYSEAPACSPDQACAEGCVNEICLPECQCCNFLDQFLMSHSPIYPSMKSQRIQVGGWLDQGFTGNFQKPSNNFNLPVTFNDRSNEYQMNQLYLFMERAVDFGGDELDWGFRADLLYGTDYFYTTATGLETHSDGSPHWNSGDGPRRIGTNTYAMYGLAMPQLYAELYVPFLEGVSIKAGHFYTPIGYEKVTAPDNFFYSHSYSMQYGEPFTHTGMLATFQVSERLQLLAGVARGWDAWEDPSDDAELLAGIGWTSYDEGTSINLALSSGDQDTLNNASANRTIISFVLSHEFNDCLTYVFQSDFGIQEDGSINNAFQVTPAKWYSINQYLYYDVTEKFAVGARFEWFRDQDYSRVLQLPAPFASGGNYYELTVGANWRPHQCVTVRPELRFDWSDTSSTVPNIPGPYRNFQEDYQVLLGGDVIIRF from the coding sequence ATGCAAATAAATAAAATCTCACAATGGATTGTGGTTGTAGTTGCACTTTGCACGCCTTGCCTGAGCTACGGGCAGGATTACCAGGTCGCGCAGACTGCTTCGCCTGACTACGCACCAGTCGAAGATCAATCTGTCTATCAGCCGGTTTCAATGAATTATTCAGAAGCACCTGCCTGTAGTCCTGATCAGGCGTGTGCCGAAGGTTGTGTGAATGAGATTTGTCTGCCGGAATGCCAATGCTGCAACTTTCTCGACCAGTTTCTGATGAGCCATTCTCCCATTTACCCCTCGATGAAATCACAACGCATCCAAGTCGGTGGCTGGCTTGATCAGGGCTTTACCGGAAACTTCCAAAAGCCTTCCAACAACTTCAATCTGCCCGTGACATTCAATGACCGTTCGAACGAATATCAAATGAACCAGCTGTACCTGTTCATGGAACGCGCTGTTGATTTTGGTGGCGACGAACTGGACTGGGGTTTCCGTGCCGACCTGCTTTACGGTACTGATTACTTTTATACAACAGCAACCGGCCTGGAAACACACAGCGACGGCTCTCCTCACTGGAACAGTGGTGATGGTCCTCGACGTATTGGGACCAACACATACGCGATGTACGGACTGGCGATGCCACAGCTCTATGCAGAACTGTATGTCCCCTTCCTGGAAGGTGTCAGCATCAAAGCAGGTCACTTCTATACGCCCATCGGCTATGAAAAAGTAACCGCACCGGACAACTTCTTCTACTCACACTCTTACAGCATGCAGTACGGCGAACCGTTTACACACACCGGTATGCTGGCGACCTTCCAGGTCTCTGAACGATTGCAACTTCTGGCTGGTGTCGCCCGCGGTTGGGATGCCTGGGAAGATCCCAGCGATGATGCGGAACTGTTGGCAGGAATCGGCTGGACCAGCTACGATGAAGGGACCAGCATCAACCTCGCCTTATCTTCGGGTGATCAGGATACACTCAATAACGCCAGTGCCAACCGAACGATCATCAGCTTTGTGCTGTCACACGAATTCAACGATTGTCTGACCTATGTCTTCCAGAGTGACTTCGGCATCCAGGAAGATGGCAGCATCAATAACGCCTTTCAGGTCACACCGGCCAAATGGTACTCAATCAATCAATACCTGTACTATGACGTCACCGAAAAGTTTGCCGTGGGTGCCCGCTTTGAATGGTTCCGCGATCAGGATTACAGCCGCGTGCTGCAGCTGCCTGCTCCTTTTGCCTCAGGCGGAAACTATTACGAGTTGACCGTGGGAGCGAACTGGCGACCACACCAGTGTGTGACCGTCCGACCAGAACTCCGGTTCGATTGGTCTGATACCAGCTCCACAGTCCCGAATATCCCAGGTCCATACCGTAACTTCCAGGAAGACTACCAGGTCCTCTTGGGTGGTGACGTGATTATTCGCTTCTAA
- a CDS encoding cation diffusion facilitator family transporter, giving the protein MDAAEAFFSFVRYLGTLMAASDSSGEPDLPPQAPVLDVFPDALELSDDVTRIRRRRTARLIKVAWLGISVRLFVILMELVGLWFLGHSVLLVDALASCADVFTSLAILFAIRLAEQPPDEDHPFGHGRYEPLAGFQLGILILIVGTGTFGYQLFAAISHAQSELIGWVSWTIPLFAAILLELTCRVVLRMAQQEKSSAMIAEAYHYRVDAITSFVAAFGLMIASQIPSYGHLIDHITAMILAVIMVYLGWVAARENLNELTDKIPHQKYFDQVKASAMKVEGVLDVEKVRIQTAGPDAHVNIDIEVNPNETVDQAHLTAQQVRHQIQLDWPTVLEVVVHVEPYYEADH; this is encoded by the coding sequence ATGGATGCAGCAGAGGCATTCTTCTCATTTGTTCGTTATCTTGGCACTCTCATGGCCGCTTCCGATTCATCCGGGGAACCCGATTTACCACCTCAAGCTCCAGTGCTTGACGTATTTCCCGATGCGCTGGAATTATCGGATGATGTAACGCGGATTCGCCGTCGTCGAACCGCACGCTTGATTAAAGTGGCCTGGCTGGGCATTTCGGTTCGACTGTTTGTGATTTTGATGGAGCTGGTCGGACTCTGGTTCCTGGGCCATTCTGTCCTGCTGGTCGATGCGCTGGCAAGCTGTGCCGATGTCTTTACTTCGTTGGCAATTCTATTTGCTATCAGACTGGCGGAACAGCCGCCCGATGAAGATCACCCTTTCGGCCATGGTCGCTATGAACCTCTGGCCGGATTTCAACTGGGTATTCTGATCTTGATCGTGGGAACGGGAACGTTTGGGTATCAGCTGTTTGCCGCCATCAGTCATGCGCAGTCTGAATTGATTGGCTGGGTCAGTTGGACGATTCCCCTGTTCGCTGCGATTTTGCTGGAATTGACCTGCCGCGTTGTGTTGAGAATGGCGCAACAGGAAAAGAGCTCAGCTATGATTGCCGAAGCCTATCATTATCGAGTGGATGCCATCACCAGTTTTGTGGCTGCCTTTGGTTTGATGATAGCCAGTCAGATTCCCAGCTACGGACATCTGATCGATCATATCACAGCGATGATTCTGGCTGTGATTATGGTCTATCTGGGTTGGGTCGCCGCCCGTGAGAACCTGAATGAATTGACGGATAAGATTCCCCATCAGAAATATTTCGATCAGGTCAAAGCGTCTGCGATGAAGGTCGAAGGGGTACTCGACGTAGAAAAGGTCCGCATTCAGACTGCCGGCCCCGATGCCCACGTCAATATTGACATCGAAGTCAATCCCAACGAAACCGTCGATCAGGCCCACTTAACGGCCCAGCAGGTGCGGCACCAGATCCAGCTTGACTGGCCCACCGTCCTGGAAGTGGTGGTCCATGTCGAGCCTTATTACGAAGCGGATCATTAG